Within the Flavobacterium sp. CG_23.5 genome, the region GTTCCACGTGAAACATTTTAAAACGATTCAAAACATTATATTGCATGTTCCACGTGAAACAATACTGTTTTAAATTTCAAAATTCACTTACTGTTCCACGTGGAACAGTGCGATTTTTTCATCTTCTTTAGAACGCATCAACAGTTCCTCCGCTTCGCCTTTGTCCTTATATCCGCAATAATGCAGAACGCCATGAACCAAAACACGCTTCAGTTCTTCTTCAAAAACAACGTTGAAATCTTTAGCATTGTCCTTAACTCTTTCGACAGAAACAAAAATATCCCCGCTTAACTCATTCCCCATCGTGTAATCAAAACTAATGATGTCTGTTAATGTGTCGTGATTGAGATATTCTAAGTTGATTTTATGTAAATATTCGTCGTCGCAAAAGATATAGTTTATCTCTCCTTCTTTCTTCTTTTCTGACACAATCACATTAGACAACCAGGCAGCAATTGCTTCTTCGTTTTCTAAATTAAAGTCAGTTTCGTAATTAAAATTGATCATTTTTTATTGAAATATTCTTGAACCTTTTGATTAAAATTCGACCGCAAAGGTAAGGATTGTCTATTTAATATTTCGATGCTATTCAAATAATCTAATAAAGCCGCAGGCAATGCATTAGATTGATTCGTAAACTCCTTTTTGTTGGTTTCTGATTCTCGTTTATTTTCCTGTCCTTGCTGCTGAATTGCCGTGTTTAATTTCAACAATTCTTGTTTTACATTAAGGATTTTTTGAAGCGTTTCGTTTTTAAATCCTTTGTTTAAAAGTTGTTTTTCTATATGTTTCATTTGCTCTAAAGCACTCTGTCCATTTCCACCCAATCCCTGTTTGTTTAATTCGTTTTGCAACGCTTCACGCAATTGCTTTTGTTCTTTATAAATTTCCATAATAGATTTAGCATCTCCTTCACCGTCTTCGCCGTTATCTCCATTTTGTCCAGAACCCTTTTTCCCTTTTTCTCCATCTCCTGGCTTCTGTCCTTCCCCAGGCTTCTTCCCTTTCTCCATTCCCGCTTTCATCTTCTCACCAAGACCTTCCTGCTTTTTAATGATATCCGGCAATTGCATTCCCTGACCTTGACCAGGTTTGGGTTTTCCCGAGCCCATTCCAGACAATGACATTTGCATGTTGGCTAACGTTTCACTCAACATATCGGCAAGTTTATTGGCTGCTGAAAT harbors:
- the ybeY gene encoding rRNA maturation RNase YbeY; amino-acid sequence: MINFNYETDFNLENEEAIAAWLSNVIVSEKKKEGEINYIFCDDEYLHKINLEYLNHDTLTDIISFDYTMGNELSGDIFVSVERVKDNAKDFNVVFEEELKRVLVHGVLHYCGYKDKGEAEELLMRSKEDEKIALFHVEQ